The sequence TCATAGGGAAACACGACTCTACAACCATACATGAAACACACAGTAAGggtaatcacacacacccacatgagtATAATATAGGAGGCACAACCAAagagaactcacacacacacacactgaccagtaCGTCACACGACTTAATACGCAACTAGTAAGACACAATAGCAGCAGTATTCTACCCACAGGGCATTCTGGGTACCCCAGCAGACAGTCCGGAACCCACCGACGCTACACTATGTTTGGGTTCTAGAGATTACAATTTAGACTACTTGAATAAGTTGTAGCCTTAAAGTAATTTAAAAATGTCATGATTTACAAATGTTCCATGGCTTCTTGTTTTAGTTGTTATTACAGTTTCATGCAGCTTTAGCAGTTGTTTACATGTCTCTGTCCTTGGCTTAAAAGTTGACAAGAATGtacaaaatgtcaaaaaattGGGAATTGTTTCAAGAATACGTTGCCTAGTAGGCTAGTCTACATATTGTAGCAGTAGCAGGGCCGCAGCCCTGGAGGCAACATGGGGGGGGGATGACCTATTGGGGGCGGCATGTCCCCCTCAAAGTATACTGTGATTATGGTCTTGACCTGAAGTAATGAAAGATTTGCTCAGATAGCCTATTGGTTTACATTTCAGATGGGTCCTCCTCAGTGGTCAGATGTCCCGTCTCTTCCGCTGGGGGTGCTGGAGGAGATTTTCCACAACATTCCTGCTCAGCAGTTGGTCTGCACCTGCCGTCTGGTGTGCCAGGAGTGGAGGGAGACGGTGGACAGTGGCTGCCTGTGGAAGGAGAGGTGTCGACGAGAAGGCCTTCACCCCTCGGACTCAGACAAAGTTCCAAGTGACTGGAGATTGTTCTATTTCCTGTGCAAAAAGAGACGCAATTTGTTGAAAAATCCCAAGGCAGAGGGTGAGGATTGCGTTGTGGTGGTTCAACCCATTCAGCTGTCAGTGCAGTGCTAGTGTATAGTAACCCATTTAAAGTCACCCATGCCTTTTTAGTTCACATATCTGTCTTCCTGTTTATACGTCACTGCAGATAACTTTTCAGGATGGGACCTCATAACTGTCTTCCTGTTTATACGTCACTGCAGATAACTTTTCAGGATGGGAGCTCATAGAAAACGGAGGGGACAAATGGAAAGTAGATACTCTCTTTGCGGAACATCCAGATATAACCGTCAAGAAGAACTTTGTCACCTCTTATTTGTAAGCAAGCTTTATAAATGATTATACCATGATTTATAAATGATTTATTTTATCATGAATTGATGATATGGACTGTATAGTTAATTTCATTTCATGTCACCAAGACCTTGTTGAGCAAGGACATACCAGTGAAAAAATAACTCCTTTGTTTATTTGTCCTCATTTATACCTTGTGTTATGGAACTGAACAAAACTCCCTTGATCTTTTCAGCTCATGTGTGAAGCGTCAGCTAGTTGACCTACGAGCAGAAGGCTACAGTGCTGCTTTCATGGATGAATTTCAACCTGACATTTTCATATCTGATTGGTAAGACATTTTCATATCTGATTGGTAAGACATTTTCATATCTGATTGGTAAGACATGGATTTGTGCCTGTTCATTTCAAAGGGCCATATTATGAAGCAAGGTAACTGGCTAACTGTAtgtacacaccgccgccgacttgagctttCAAAGAAGCTCGGGTCGCCCTGTCAAGGACGCTTGTCAAAAAAGTACAGGGAAGCTTTGGACGCTTTGGCCGCTCTGACATAGCAGCATTCTACGTTCGATCATGTTCTATCTTACTACTTTATTTAAAGGCCGACTATTCCGATTGGTTGCTGGTCGTTGGTCGCTGAATCGCGGCAGCGGTGTGTACGTAGAGTAACAAGGTAACTTTGACAGGGACTGATCATCTCTAAAAGAACACTGTGCTGAGCTGCTATTGTGTTTTTTGGAGATCACTGGTTACTCCCAAGATTACCTGGGTATGCCAGTGACCTTGTTTTGTAGTATTCCCTTCAGCTCTATTGCCAGCCAGATCTCACACCATACTTTATATTCCTGTTGCTTCTGACAGGTATGCACCACGTTGGGATTGTGGTTGTGAGTATGAGATCTGTGTTCAGCTTCTCGATGCAAAGAAACAAGTGCTCCAGTCTTTCAGGCCTGACAAGGTGTATTTTGACCAATGGAATGACCAGAAATGGAAtcaggtaagactgttttttcctcttgacatttgtattattaccgtattttccggactataagtcacacttttttttcatagtttggctggtcctgacgacttatagtcaggtggaacttatatatgaaaatatatataattgaacatgaaaCATTTCGTCTACAGCTGCGAGATAGCGCTCTAGGCTTGTGGAATGAGATTGTGAGCTTGGCTTGCGACAATTTTTTTCCGGTGGTGGGTTTGGGGGTTTCAtacctaaatcctcaaattatggccgggatttagcaatataatcaaacagtccaaacgtaaattaaatTCCAAACCAAACATCTTCTGCTTTTGGCCTACCGGTACACCActccaaacgaaacgcatgcttcacaataaaacgcaccaCGTAAGAAATAAAGAATACAAGcctaaataaaataaaggcCTAGCTGCCTCGAATacaagcctgccccaaataaaggcCTCGCTGCCTCGAATacaagcctgccccaaataaaggcATCGCTGCCTCAAATacaagcctgccccaaataaaggcactgtgctttgcgcagcctaagtaaataaaagaccccagccataatttgaggatttacgatagtctgtctcctaaacattcctgacccgttatccagacatgcatgacaacatttgaaaacaaactcACAGCCATGGGTTATTTTGAGAATGATGACTTTCTGTTCTGCATTGTCCTAATCGTTAAAACGAGGCATATATGACAAGGCATTGCAACAATGTTTACAAAGATACACTGTAATGTGTATATTGTTATACAcgccaaaaccaaaaaaggactaaaatatagcctgcccgtattggagttaaggcatataaattagtgcagatcaatcacacaagctctgagagctttgaaacttggcatgtttatagtcaggaagttgctttacctactagaaaagactggatgtaaatatcttgatgtatggaatgaatagagacatgtaaacatacacctaaaataagcggacatgcaaaaaatgaatatctatgcagaatgttttcatttactttgtagctatatgatggcttgttggaaaggtggggttgttctgaatccaacaataccaaatatgtaaatatagtatgacgaatcagggtgttctgtcactcaatgtatgaggtgtccaaaatgaaagaaaacggaaaactggcaaaatacagtctcaagtccaaatcacattatcagtggtgagaagaatgttgacattcattgttactgcacggtaagtgctgctctatatttacatttaataatgatgcatttcatatgtcccagtattaaacaattaatatgaaacacagatccaattgaatcaggttaacattggaatggaacacctttattaaaatatttatattcacttgaattttgttttggtcaagtcattactgaataatggaaaataatattgttagcttttgtctgtccagaccagcagtggacagtacagcctacactgcttacttcacccctaagtagctaaacagttagttgtagaaactactttccctagctaagaaactacttagccctctgaccaatgttgcatgtgtaattcaacttgatttgcatttcaatgaaaattCTGAAATGTATCATTTTTCTGTGTATCATTAAATGTATCATTTAtcaatgaaatcatttttatatatttttgtgtatatcaattttttataattatggagaatgtcttacaggcattggatccaaagctttgtatcatttgtgggaaacatttttaaaagggcaagaaaaaagatcccCATGTCCAAAACCCTacagtagaaggcctccaacgcatacttacccttgctcagcagaaagagagatggtgatgtccataaaactctggctccatatacagatgatatttcctccaaaatcaaagtttcatATCATGTAGAGTGAACTAAtgcagtaagacaaaaatcagtgagcagcagcaagttgcaaatgCTGAGACTTCGCCTCTTCGGAACACAACAGACATCATAGCATAGTTGTACACTTCCCATCCAGGGTGTCTTCATTTTGGTAAAAGTTGTCAATGGCTGCATCAACAATTCCATGTTCAGCAACTTAAGTAAGAACAGTCGGGATGTAGACACCACTGTCCTTAATCTATATTTCTTGCGTTGACACACCTTCATGCTCAGCAATGGTCTTTAGTATGTTCTCATAGCTATCAGTCAAAGAGTTGAGAGTCCTCACTTTCCTATCTttggacaatactgttttatcaatgtcttcagtgagcttaataaaggctttgttatagacattggtctgcttttttattcttttctatGGCTTCTGCTGTATTTCATTTAGAGATGTAGTGTGCAAGgcattttatggtatttggtagaaatatcatctgtatatagagccagagttttatggacatcaccatctctctctctgctgagcaagggtaagtatgcgttggaggccttctactgtggggttttggacatacatggggatcttttttcttgcccttttcaaaatgtttcccacAAGCTTTGGATCCAATGTTTGTAAGACATTCTCTATAATTCAAGagactagtgaaaaggaaaaaattcagaattttcattgaaatgcagatcaagttgaattacacatgcAACATTAGTCAGAGGGCTTTCTTAGCTAgggaaagtagtttctacaactaactgtttagctacttaggGGTGAAGTAAGCAGTGTAGGGTAAGTATGTAGGGTAAGTAAGTAGGGTAAGCTCTaatgtccactgctggtctggacagacaaaagctaacaatattattttccattattcagtaatgacttgaccaaaacaaaattcaaatgaatgtaaatatttgaataaaggtgttccattccaattttaacctgattcaattggatctgtgtttcatatgaaatgtatcattattaaatgtaaatatagagcaGCACTTACCTTGCCGTAACAATGAATGtgtcaacattcttctcaccactgataatgtgatttggacttgagactgtattttgccagtgtttcattttggacacctcatacattgagtgacagaacaccctaacttgtcatactatatttacatatttggtattgttggattcagtacaaccccacctttccaacaagccatcatatgtgtttgataatccctggtaaagcagctaaagtaaatgaaaacattctgcatagattttcattttttgcatgtctgcttattttaggtgtatgtttacatgtctctattcattccatacatcaagatattcacatccagtcttttctagtaggtaaagcaacttcctgactataCACATACAAgttctcagagcttgtgtgattgttaaattaacagatattgttatacaccccaaaaccaaaaaacaatcttagcagtaaaatatttttagccaagaatccatttcatatatgggagaccttagagaaaaacattgttgggtttagttctacctccggtaggggtatctcaaaaatgtGGGGCCATTGTCACTAGCCTAATAATAAGACCACACTTTAATAGTGATTGGTGTAAACCGCGACATTTTAGCGTCCCAAAAGGCTTTTGTCGGACTCGGGACACGCAACTCAGAATCGGGACTGTCCCGGTTAAACAAGGACGTCTGGTCACACATTCTATGTGAATTTAATAACTTGCCTTTTCAGATTAAATGTCCATACTGGTTAAGAAAGACCTGTGAACCGTCTCTAAAATAAGACCTGTGAACAGTGTCTAAAATAAGACCTGTGAACAGTCTCTAAAATAAGGGTAGCTTCCTTAGTATGCGCCATAGAGCACGTTTTCATGCCGGGAACCGGTTTGAATCAGTTTATTGCCCAAATTCCGTTTATGTAAGTATTCCGTTTAAACCTGTTTACATGCAAGTAGAATGTCACGTTTTGAGCATATTCCTGTTTACATAGCAATTGTCATTATTCCGAATAAGTCAGTGACGCAGCCCACAAATAGGCTCCCAACGTCATGACGTAAATCTCCGCTGGTGGAATTCCCTCTTTTGGCTGAATAATACAACGTCTTCAGGGTCTTCCACCTGTATTTCACTTGTTCAGGCATACGCCGATAGCCAGCCTCATTAAGTTTTTTAtaaatctttttaaaaaacgTCTCTATGACTTCCGGTGACGTCATGATCAAGGCAACAGCCTGATTTCAGAGCTCCTGAGGAGAGTCTTTTAAAAAACTAGCCAAGGCgtacttttatttttattttaaacttaaaacaACCATACCAAGAAATCATAATGGCGAACCTTCGAAAAGAATCAGAAAAGAGGCCCAACAAGCAATCTAAGACGTCTAAAGACCAACCTGATTCTGAGCTAAGTGAGGAAAGCATGGCGGCAGTGCTAACCGAACTGCGTACGTTGAGGAAGGAACATGCTGAAGCTTCAAAGGATACCAAAGAATCCTTAACGAGGGTAGAAACTGCTCTTAGTGAAGTGGCAGACAGGACGACACAACTCGAACAACGAATGACAGAGTATGAAGAGAGACTGGTTGACTCGGAGGAAAAAACTCAACGAAATGAAAGAGCCCTCCGCTATCTACTTCATCGAGAGGCTAATATGGCTGCCAAATGTGAGGATCTGGAATCGAGAGCGAGAAGGAACAACCTACGCATCTATGGAGTGAAAGAGGATGAAGAAAATAACAGCAACATGTTGGAGTTCATGAGCGACCTTATCCGAACATCACTGGCGTTGCCGGGGAGCCAGGACTTAAACATAGTGAGAGCACATCGCTCTCTAACCATGAAGCCGAAAGACCCGAAGAATCCACCCCGGTCCATTATCGTCCGATTTCTGGACTACAGGGTTAAGGAGATGGTAATTCAAGAAGCGTGGAAACGTCGTGGAGGAGTGACATATAACGACCAGAAAATTTTCTTCGACCAAGATTACACTGCTGACATTCAGAAGAAACGCAAACAAGTTAGGGACATAATAAAGCAATTGAAAGAGAAGAGCATTAAAGCGCAATCACCATTCCCAGCAAAGCTAAAGATCCATCTAGATTCCGGCGTGAAGACCTTCGCAACCCTCGGAGACGCAGCTGAAACTCTCAAGGACCTGGGTATCCACGTTGAACGTGATGAACGGGAAACTCTTTTCACCGAACTTTTACAGAACAACTGGATGGATAGAGCATACAGGCATAACATGATGACCAACGCAGATCTCAAAAGCCTACTTCACAAAGACTAACGCCTGCTGTAAACATATCCAGTGTAGTAAGTAGGTCTTGGTTAAGTTATGTAAGATGGACACGTTTTGGCTAGTGTATTCATAGAAAGCTACggtaaaatatgtaaatatagacTCTCCTCACCGGAGGAGCTTTTGAgtttttttgttctgttttatCTGGCCTGCAACCTACAGGCCATAGCAAAGGCGATTGATCTGCGTAGTCTATAGCCTTTCGCACATAGTGCACACCCCCGGAGAGACCGGTCACAACTCTCCGTCCTCGTTGAGACTGATGCTTTTTAAATCAGTCGGGCTTTTGGAAGTCAGTTCTTTCTTCCTGTTGATTGTGTGTTCTTGTTTCTTGCATTGTTTGATTTTACATGTAAACGGTATACCTGTGCAGTCATATATAGGTGCATTTTATATTGAAGAAAGGATGTTTATTTTAAAAGGTATGAAGGGGTACAGTTGTCtatgaataatttaaatatAGTCAGTTATAATGTCCATGGTTTAAATCACCCTATAAAACGGAAAAAAATATTcaatcagttgaaaaaaacACATTGCTCAATTGCTCTGCTACAAGAGACTCATTTAAGTGAAAATGAACATATGAAACTAAGAAGAGAATGGGTTAGTCTAGTATATAGTGCTTCACATGGAAAGAAAAGAGGGGTGGCCATCTTAATAAACAGAGCTTTGGCTTTCAGTACTGAAAAGGTGGTACAGGACAAATTAGGAAGATTTGTAATGGTGGTGGGAAGTGTGGGAGAACTTGAATTTTCAATTCTAAATGTATATGCTCCAAATGAGCATGACCCAAATTTTTTCAAAGAGCTGGCAAATATCATAACAGATAATTCCAGAGGAATGTTGATAGTAGGAGGAGACTTTAATGCAGTACAAGATGGAAAGATGGATAGGACGCCAATGGAAAAGGGGCCTCCAAGTCCTAAAACACATATGTTAAATAATTTCATGTCTGAATTGGGCCTTGTAGACCCATGGAGAGTTAAAAACCCCAAGGGGAAAGACTTCAGTTTTTTCTCCAATGTGCATAACAGTTATTCTAGAATTGACTTTTTCTATATTCCCCCACAATATATGTATAAGGTAATTGACTGTCATATTGAGCCTATAACCATAAGTGACCATGCTCCAGTCATGTTGAAACTACACTTAGGAACGCACTCTTTCTTCAAGTACTGGAGAATGAATGTATCAATACTGAATAACACTGAAATTGTTGAGGAGTTGAGGCAACATTTAAAAGAATATCTTGAGACAAATGATAATGGGGAAGTCAACCCTACAATACTATGGGAGGGAGCAAAAGTAGTTATGAGAGGGAAGATTATACAGGTTTCATCCAAACTGAAGAGAATGCGAGTGGAACAACAGCTGGAgctagaaaataaaataaaggtgTTAGAGAGGCAACACAAGGGGGCAGGTTCAAGCAACGTTATTACTGAACTTACAGAAGCAAGAAAAGCCTTAGATAAACTGTTATCACTGAAGGCAGAAGGAGCTCTAAGATTTACTAAACAGAGGTACTATGAGAATGGAAACAGAGCTAGCCGTCTTTTAGCTTTTCAACTTCGCAAAGCCCAGGCTAACCGAACTGTTGCCAAAGTAGTTCATCCAACAAATGGTAAAACAGTTTCACACCCCAAAGAAGTGGTAGAGGCATTTGCAACTTTCTATCATAATTTATATATGGAACCTAAGTCACAAACGACAACTGATAACACCAACATCTTCCTTAAAAATCTAGAGCTCCCCACATTATCAGAGGATGCGTCATTACAAATGATATCACCCATAACAGATGAAGAAATAAGAAATGCAATAAAgagattaaaaaataataaatcccCAGGAGTTGACGGTCTCCCTGGAGAATTTTATAAGTACTTTATTAATGACCTGACACCAGTGTTAACTGAGGTGTTTAGATATGCTCTCTCTGAGGGTAATCCTCCTGAGACCTGGTCACAGGCCATCATATCTGTGATACACAAGGAAGGAAAAGATCCAACGCTATGTGAAGGATATAGACCTATTAGCCTTTTATGTAATGATCAGAAATTGTTGACAAGCATCTTAGCGCAAAGAGTTCAAAGACATATTGGATCACTTATTAAGTCAGACCAAACAGGGTTTATTCCATGCAGACAGGGTGCTAATAACATAAGAAGAACTTTAAACATAATTACCTGtgcaaagaaaaataaacagacGTCGATGCTTATAAGCTTTGATGCACAGAAGGCATTCGATACTGTGAATTGGGAGTTTTTGTTTAAGACATTGTCTGGGATGGGCTTTCATTCAAAATTTATAAGATGGGTAACAACTGTTTATAAACAGCCAAAAGCAAGAGTCAGAGTGAATGGATGCTGCTCGGAGTTCTTTGGCCTGCAGcgaggagtgagacagggagaTTGTCTTAGCCCCCTGCTTTTTGCCATAAACATTGAGCCCTTGGCGGCATCTATTAGACAGAATGAAAAAATAAAGGGGATAATGGATATGGGAAATACAGAACATAAAATATCACTGTATGCTGACGACATTTTAACTTATACGAGTGatcctattgtttctgtacctgCTCTAATGAACACTCTTAAAGAGTATGGTGAACTCTCTGGATATCAGATTAACGAATCCAAGTCAGAAGCTATGATGTTAAAGGGGCAGTGGCCTACACAATTAACAGGAAGTCTTCATTTTCGCTGGTCACAAAGATTCAGATACTTGGGAATAATTCTAACTACAGATCTATCAAAACTGTTCACAGCCAATTATGGGAAGTTGATGAACTGTATTAAAGCAGATCTTATAAGATGGGAACTATTGCCACTCTCTTTGATGGGAAGAGTGGAGACTATTCGAATGAACATCCTCCCCAGAATGCTTTTTCTT comes from Alosa sapidissima isolate fAloSap1 chromosome 7, fAloSap1.pri, whole genome shotgun sequence and encodes:
- the LOC121714232 gene encoding F-box only protein 6-like — its product is MKRQMGNKTSSNAPKTEKWENMGPPQWSDVPSLPLGVLEEIFHNIPAQQLVCTCRLVCQEWRETVDSGCLWKERCRREGLHPSDSDKVPSDWRLFYFLCKKRRNLLKNPKAEDNFSGWELIENGGDKWKVDTLFAEHPDITVKKNFVTSYFSCVKRQLVDLRAEGYSAAFMDEFQPDIFISDWYAPRWDCGCEYEICVQLLDAKKQVLQSFRPDKVYFDQWNDQKWNQVTHVFRSYGRGVRYVQFIHGGKDTQFWAGWYGIRVTNSSVEICPAGEDGA